A single genomic interval of Nonomuraea rubra harbors:
- a CDS encoding SAM-dependent methyltransferase: MALASIFEKIVGSNANISFMAYDGSKAGPDGADLAIEVKSPIAVGYLAQAPGELGLARAYISGHIDVHGDMYTLLDRMWNITTNDLTTSEKIDAVRALGVKPLLMRVPPPPQEMRQSALARLGSRHAKQRDAEAIHHHYDVSNRFYEWVLGPSMAYTCACFPEESSTLEEAQYAKFDLVARKLGLKPGMRLLDVGCGWGGMVMHAAKEYGVKALGVTLSRQQAEYAQKAIADAGLQDLAEVRFMDYRDVQESGFDAVSSIGLTEHIGKANVPSYFEFLYGKLKPGGRILNHCITRPTGKEKTFNKGGFINRYVFPDGELESVGWLIRQMEDLGFEIRHEENLREHYAKTLRHWCDNLDANWEDAVQEVGMGTARVWALYMAGCIVGFERNKVQLHQVLGVKLDQNGRSGVPLRPARDWP; the protein is encoded by the coding sequence ATGGCTCTCGCATCCATCTTTGAGAAGATCGTCGGCTCGAACGCGAACATCTCGTTCATGGCCTACGACGGCAGCAAGGCGGGGCCGGACGGCGCCGACCTGGCCATCGAGGTGAAATCCCCGATAGCCGTGGGCTATCTGGCCCAGGCTCCGGGGGAGCTGGGGCTGGCCAGGGCCTACATCTCCGGCCACATCGACGTCCACGGCGACATGTACACGCTGCTGGACCGGATGTGGAACATCACCACCAACGACCTGACCACCTCCGAGAAGATCGACGCCGTGCGCGCCCTGGGCGTCAAGCCGCTCCTCATGCGCGTGCCGCCGCCTCCGCAGGAGATGCGCCAGAGCGCCCTGGCCAGGCTGGGCTCCCGGCACGCCAAGCAGCGTGACGCCGAGGCCATCCATCACCACTACGACGTCTCCAACCGGTTCTACGAGTGGGTGCTGGGCCCGTCCATGGCCTACACGTGCGCCTGCTTCCCGGAGGAGAGCTCGACGCTGGAGGAGGCGCAGTACGCCAAGTTCGACCTGGTGGCCAGGAAGCTCGGCCTCAAGCCCGGCATGCGACTGCTCGACGTCGGCTGCGGCTGGGGCGGCATGGTCATGCACGCCGCCAAGGAGTACGGCGTCAAGGCCCTCGGCGTCACGCTCAGCCGCCAGCAGGCGGAGTACGCGCAGAAGGCGATCGCCGACGCCGGCCTCCAGGACCTGGCCGAGGTCCGCTTCATGGACTACCGCGACGTCCAGGAGTCCGGCTTCGACGCGGTCAGCTCCATCGGCCTGACCGAGCACATCGGCAAGGCGAACGTGCCCTCGTACTTCGAGTTCCTGTACGGCAAGCTCAAGCCGGGCGGCCGCATCCTCAACCACTGCATCACCCGGCCGACCGGCAAGGAGAAGACGTTCAACAAGGGCGGCTTCATCAACCGGTACGTCTTCCCCGACGGCGAGCTGGAGTCGGTGGGCTGGCTGATCAGGCAGATGGAGGACCTCGGCTTCGAGATCCGCCACGAGGAGAACCTGCGCGAGCACTACGCCAAGACGCTGCGCCACTGGTGCGACAACCTGGACGCCAACTGGGAGGACGCGGTCCAGGAGGTCGGCATGGGCACGGCCCGGGTGTGGGCCCTGTACATGGCCGGCTGCATCGTGGGCTTCGAACGCAACAAGGTCCAGCTCCACCAGGTGCTCGGCGTCAAGCTGGACCAGAACGGCCGCTCCGGCGTGCCCCTGCGCCCGGCCCGCGACTGGCCCTGA
- a CDS encoding extracellular catalytic domain type 1 short-chain-length polyhydroxyalkanoate depolymerase, whose amino-acid sequence MKLKARIASAILAAAALVAAALITAPPAASAQLTEVTGFGTNPTNLRMHLYVPDGAGTRPALLVAVHYCTGSGPAFHSGTEFASLADRHKFIVVYPSATRSGSCFDVSSPQSLTHNGGSDPVGIVSMVRYVQQRYNADPERTYVTGASSGGMMTNVLIGAYPDVFKAGASFMGVPFGCFATTDGSSWNSTCANGQLIKTAQQWGDQVRAAYPGYAGPRPRMQIWHGTEDSTLRYPNFQEQIKQWTNVHGLSQTPSLTDQPRSGWTRTRYGGTGTKAPVEAISLQGVGHNLPQSGMAAMAIDFFGLSEGGTDPDPTITPTVTPPPGNCKVTYTMNTWNTGFTAAVTIANTSTAQLSSWSLAFALPAGQSVTSAWNAAISPSSGQVTARNVAYNATIAPGASVSFGFQATHGGNTGKPPAFTLNGTACTT is encoded by the coding sequence ATGAAGCTGAAAGCTCGCATAGCAAGCGCCATCCTCGCCGCCGCGGCCCTCGTGGCGGCCGCCCTGATCACCGCGCCCCCGGCCGCCTCGGCCCAGCTCACCGAGGTGACCGGCTTCGGCACGAACCCCACGAACCTGCGCATGCACCTGTACGTCCCCGACGGCGCCGGCACCAGGCCCGCCCTGCTCGTGGCCGTGCACTACTGCACCGGCTCCGGCCCGGCGTTCCACTCGGGCACCGAGTTCGCCTCGCTGGCCGACCGGCACAAGTTCATCGTCGTCTATCCGTCGGCGACCAGGAGCGGGTCCTGCTTCGACGTCTCCTCGCCGCAGTCGCTCACCCACAACGGCGGCAGCGACCCCGTGGGCATCGTCTCCATGGTCAGGTACGTCCAGCAGCGCTACAACGCCGACCCGGAGCGCACGTACGTGACCGGCGCCTCCTCCGGCGGCATGATGACCAACGTGCTGATCGGCGCGTACCCGGACGTGTTCAAGGCGGGGGCGTCGTTCATGGGCGTGCCGTTCGGCTGCTTCGCCACCACCGACGGCTCCAGCTGGAACAGCACCTGCGCCAACGGCCAGCTCATCAAGACCGCCCAGCAGTGGGGCGACCAGGTACGGGCGGCCTACCCCGGCTACGCCGGGCCGCGCCCGCGCATGCAGATCTGGCACGGCACCGAGGACAGCACGCTGCGTTACCCGAACTTCCAGGAGCAGATCAAGCAGTGGACCAACGTCCACGGCCTGAGCCAGACGCCCAGCCTCACCGACCAGCCCCGCTCCGGCTGGACCAGGACCCGCTACGGCGGCACGGGCACGAAGGCGCCGGTGGAGGCGATCAGCCTTCAGGGCGTGGGCCACAACCTGCCGCAGAGCGGGATGGCGGCCATGGCGATCGACTTCTTCGGCCTCTCCGAGGGCGGCACCGACCCGGACCCCACCATCACGCCCACGGTCACGCCCCCGCCGGGGAACTGCAAGGTCACGTACACGATGAACACGTGGAACACCGGCTTCACGGCCGCGGTCACGATCGCGAACACGAGCACGGCCCAGCTCTCCTCCTGGAGCCTGGCCTTCGCCCTGCCCGCCGGCCAGAGCGTCACCTCCGCCTGGAACGCCGCGATCTCCCCCAGCAGCGGCCAGGTGACGGCCAGGAACGTCGCCTACAACGCCACCATCGCCCCGGGAGCGTCGGTCTCGTTCGGCTTCCAGGCCACGCACGGCGGCAACACCGGCAAACCACCCGCCTTCACCCTGAACGGCACGGCCTGCACCACCTGA
- a CDS encoding phosphotransferase: MRDRPDDFDEELLRPALNDWGIEAATLDYAPVGFGDFHWIATGAGGRRWFVTVADVRRQSYDGLRLAMETAAALREEAGLAFVVAPLRAADGSTLRRLDRHRYAMSVFPYERGTGGDFGDELPPAERGRVIDLLAELHATPPPLSTPDRPVALTGRAGLEQALGDPVLPWLGGPYSEPAQDLIARHAGMLRRRLAEFDRLAARPGEPVLTHGEPHPGNLLRAGERRLLIDWDTVGMAARERDLWLVARDEDDLARYTKATGRAVDRELLGLYRLRWALNDVAEFVEWFRSPHGRTADAEQSWEALTGTLEQLAR, from the coding sequence ATGCGTGATCGACCGGACGACTTCGACGAAGAGCTGCTGCGCCCCGCGCTGAACGACTGGGGCATCGAGGCGGCCACGCTGGACTACGCGCCGGTCGGGTTCGGCGACTTCCACTGGATCGCGACCGGCGCGGGCGGGCGGCGCTGGTTCGTGACGGTCGCGGACGTGCGGCGGCAGAGCTACGACGGGCTCAGGCTGGCCATGGAGACGGCCGCGGCGCTGCGCGAGGAGGCGGGCCTGGCCTTCGTCGTGGCCCCGCTGCGCGCCGCCGACGGCAGCACGCTGCGCCGCCTCGACCGGCACCGGTACGCCATGAGCGTGTTCCCGTACGAGCGGGGCACGGGCGGCGACTTCGGCGACGAGCTGCCGCCCGCCGAACGCGGCCGCGTCATCGACCTGCTGGCCGAGCTGCACGCCACCCCGCCGCCGCTGTCCACCCCCGACCGGCCGGTGGCGCTGACCGGCAGGGCGGGGCTGGAGCAGGCGCTCGGCGACCCGGTCCTGCCCTGGCTCGGCGGCCCCTACTCGGAGCCCGCCCAGGACCTGATCGCCCGCCACGCCGGGATGTTGCGGCGCAGGCTGGCGGAGTTCGACCGCCTGGCGGCCAGGCCGGGCGAGCCGGTGCTCACGCACGGGGAGCCGCACCCGGGCAACCTCCTGCGGGCCGGCGAGCGCCGGCTGCTGATCGACTGGGACACGGTCGGGATGGCCGCCCGGGAGCGGGACCTGTGGCTGGTGGCCAGGGACGAGGACGACCTGGCCCGCTACACGAAGGCGACGGGGCGGGCGGTGGACCGCGAGCTGCTGGGGCTGTACCGGCTGCGCTGGGCGCTGAACGACGTGGCGGAGTTCGTGGAGTGGTTCCGCTCGCCGCACGGGCGCACGGCGGACGCCGAGCAGTCGTGGGAGGCGCTCACCGGCACGCTGGAGCAACTGGCGCGGTAG
- a CDS encoding HAD family hydrolase produces MLALFDLDNTLIDRLGAYRRWAAEFAAERALGAGAVPWLVAADADGSVPMELLFTRIRDRFGLPESAGELWHAYRARLPHLIRCRPEVLDGLERLRAAGWTVGIVTNGMTDNQTGKIQHSGLATRVNGWAISEAEGVRKPDARLFEIGAARCGTSLGDGGWMVGDDAVNDITGGRGAGLRTIWIDRTRELERHGLAPAPAPGPGCDRVVTDVMTAIAFLAGLRGPGAGR; encoded by the coding sequence GTGCTCGCCCTCTTCGACCTGGACAACACGCTGATCGACCGGCTGGGCGCGTACCGGCGGTGGGCGGCCGAGTTCGCCGCGGAGCGGGCGCTGGGCGCCGGGGCCGTGCCCTGGCTGGTGGCCGCCGACGCCGACGGGTCGGTGCCGATGGAGCTGCTCTTCACCCGCATCCGGGACCGGTTCGGCCTGCCCGAGTCCGCCGGGGAGCTGTGGCACGCCTACCGGGCCCGGCTGCCGCACCTGATCCGGTGCCGGCCGGAGGTGCTGGACGGGCTGGAACGGCTGCGCGCGGCCGGCTGGACGGTCGGCATCGTGACGAACGGGATGACCGACAACCAGACCGGCAAGATCCAGCACAGCGGGCTGGCCACCCGGGTGAACGGGTGGGCGATCTCGGAGGCGGAGGGCGTGCGCAAGCCGGACGCCCGGCTGTTCGAGATCGGCGCCGCGCGGTGCGGCACGTCGCTGGGCGACGGCGGCTGGATGGTCGGCGACGACGCCGTGAACGACATCACGGGCGGGCGGGGCGCGGGCCTGCGCACGATCTGGATCGACCGCACCCGGGAGCTCGAACGGCACGGCCTCGCCCCCGCCCCCGCTCCCGGCCCCGGCTGCGATCGGGTCGTGACCGACGTCATGACCGCCATCGCCTTCCTGGCCGGGCTGCGCGGCCCGGGCGCGGGCCGGTAA
- a CDS encoding long-chain-fatty-acid--CoA ligase encodes MLNLSIVLEDSARNTPDGTAIVFGDMRLPFSMIDTVANQVANLLVTRGIGKGDKVALACPNLPYFPFVYYGILKAGATVVPLNVLLQPREIAYHLDDSDAKALFCFEGTPELPLGERGKAGFEAAEGCEHFFVLPATPLATESEYGESFWAALGGMAAEFETVQTAADDTAVILYTSGTTGQPKGAELSHQNMLMNAIISDRMFPRTEGGDTYLAVLPLFHSFGQTTVMNTGFLRGSTVVLMPRFEPGEALALMAKEGVTYFAGVPTMYWAMLTKIHSEGAEVPRSLKVAVAGGASSPVEVLKDFERTFGVGILEGYGLSETSPVASFNQIGKPAKPGTIGTPIWGVEMKLVDGDWKTIEGEGPGEIAIRGHNVMKGYYGRPEATAEVMKDGWFRTGDIATRDADGYYAIIDRAKDMVIRGGFNVYPREVEEVLMTHDAVSLAAVVGVPHDSHGEEVKAYVIRTPGATITEDELIAWAKENLAAYKYPRIVEFRDALPMTATGKILKRELR; translated from the coding sequence ATGCTCAACCTGTCGATCGTCCTGGAGGACAGCGCCAGGAACACCCCGGATGGCACCGCGATCGTCTTCGGCGACATGCGGCTGCCGTTCTCCATGATCGACACCGTAGCCAATCAGGTTGCGAACCTGCTGGTGACACGCGGCATCGGCAAGGGTGACAAGGTCGCGCTGGCCTGCCCGAACCTGCCGTATTTCCCGTTCGTCTACTACGGCATCCTGAAGGCCGGCGCCACGGTGGTGCCGCTGAACGTTCTCCTCCAGCCGCGTGAGATCGCCTACCACCTCGACGACAGCGACGCCAAGGCGCTGTTCTGCTTCGAGGGCACGCCGGAGCTGCCGCTGGGCGAGCGCGGCAAGGCCGGCTTCGAGGCCGCCGAGGGCTGCGAGCACTTCTTCGTGCTGCCCGCCACGCCGCTGGCCACCGAGTCGGAGTACGGCGAGTCGTTCTGGGCGGCGCTCGGCGGGATGGCGGCCGAGTTCGAGACCGTGCAGACCGCGGCCGACGACACCGCGGTGATCCTCTACACCTCGGGCACCACCGGCCAGCCCAAGGGCGCCGAGCTCAGCCACCAGAACATGCTGATGAACGCCATCATCAGCGACCGCATGTTCCCCCGCACCGAGGGCGGCGACACCTACCTCGCCGTGCTGCCGCTGTTCCACTCCTTCGGCCAGACGACCGTCATGAACACCGGCTTCCTGCGCGGCTCCACGGTCGTGCTGATGCCGCGCTTCGAGCCGGGCGAGGCGCTGGCGCTCATGGCGAAGGAGGGGGTCACGTACTTCGCGGGCGTGCCCACCATGTACTGGGCGATGCTCACGAAGATCCACAGCGAGGGCGCCGAGGTGCCGCGCTCGCTGAAGGTGGCCGTCGCCGGCGGCGCGTCCTCGCCGGTGGAGGTGCTCAAGGACTTCGAGCGCACGTTCGGCGTCGGCATCCTGGAGGGCTACGGCCTGTCGGAGACCTCTCCGGTGGCCTCCTTCAACCAGATCGGCAAGCCCGCCAAGCCCGGCACGATCGGCACCCCCATCTGGGGCGTGGAGATGAAGCTGGTCGACGGCGACTGGAAGACGATCGAGGGCGAGGGCCCCGGCGAGATCGCCATCCGCGGGCACAACGTCATGAAGGGCTACTACGGCCGGCCCGAGGCCACGGCCGAGGTGATGAAGGACGGCTGGTTCCGCACCGGCGACATCGCCACGCGTGACGCCGACGGCTACTACGCCATCATCGACCGGGCCAAGGACATGGTCATCCGGGGCGGGTTCAACGTCTACCCGCGCGAGGTCGAAGAGGTCCTCATGACCCACGACGCCGTCTCGCTGGCCGCCGTCGTCGGCGTCCCGCACGACTCGCACGGCGAGGAGGTCAAGGCGTACGTCATCCGCACCCCCGGGGCCACGATCACCGAGGACGAGCTGATCGCCTGGGCCAAGGAGAACCTGGCGGCCTACAAGTACCCGAGGATCGTCGAGTTCCGCGACGCCCTGCCGATGACGGCCACGGGCAAGATCCTCAAGCGCGAGCTCCGGTAA
- a CDS encoding GMC family oxidoreductase, with the protein MEFDYVIVGAGSAGCVLAGRLSEDPGVSVALVEAGGKDDKLEIRMPAGFAKLFKTEYDWAFQTAKQSEMSGRELYWPRGRVLGGSSSLNAQMWVRGCQQDYDQWGIPGWAYDDVLPYFTKAERRVGSNQGGVYGTDGPLYVSELRSPNVTTGVFLKACEELGYTRLSELNGRSNEGYCATPVTQNRGRRWSSADAYLRPALSRPNLHVITNTTVDRVTFDGRRATGIEHSGGAPIKARLEVILAAGAIGSPYLLLRSGVGAPDELRDAGVPIVHELPEVGKNLQDHLSSGVFVECKQPVTLTKAESIGNLLRYIVLRSGMLTTNVGEAVAFIRTSPEEPAPDIELIFAPVPFVDHGLAPPTGHGLTVGVVLLQPESRGRIGLSGRDVVIDPGYLTAEADVKRLVEGLKAAKHVFATTAMKPYAGGPMAPYWGPESDEELAQWVRERGETLYHPVGSCRMGTDEGSVVDPELRVRGVEGLRVADASIMPTLNRGHTHAPAIMIGEKGADLIRASKA; encoded by the coding sequence ATGGAGTTCGACTATGTGATCGTCGGGGCGGGTTCGGCCGGCTGCGTGCTGGCCGGCAGGTTGTCGGAGGACCCCGGCGTTTCCGTGGCGCTGGTCGAGGCGGGCGGGAAGGACGACAAGCTCGAGATCCGCATGCCCGCCGGCTTCGCCAAGCTGTTCAAGACCGAGTACGACTGGGCCTTCCAGACGGCCAAGCAGAGCGAGATGTCCGGCCGCGAGCTCTACTGGCCCCGCGGCCGGGTGCTGGGCGGCTCCTCCTCGCTCAATGCCCAGATGTGGGTACGCGGCTGCCAGCAGGACTATGACCAGTGGGGCATCCCCGGCTGGGCCTACGACGACGTGCTGCCCTACTTCACCAAGGCCGAGCGCCGCGTCGGCAGCAACCAGGGCGGCGTCTACGGCACCGACGGCCCGCTCTACGTCTCCGAGCTGCGCAGCCCCAACGTCACCACCGGCGTCTTCCTCAAGGCGTGCGAGGAGCTCGGTTACACCCGGCTGTCCGAGCTGAACGGCCGTAGCAACGAGGGCTACTGCGCCACCCCCGTCACCCAGAACAGGGGCAGGAGGTGGAGCTCCGCCGACGCCTACCTGCGCCCGGCGCTCTCCCGGCCCAACCTGCACGTGATCACGAACACCACGGTCGACAGGGTGACGTTCGACGGCAGGCGCGCGACGGGCATCGAGCACAGCGGCGGCGCCCCGATCAAGGCCAGGCTGGAGGTCATCCTGGCGGCGGGCGCGATCGGCTCGCCGTACCTGCTGCTGCGCTCCGGCGTGGGTGCGCCCGACGAGCTGCGCGACGCCGGGGTGCCGATCGTGCACGAGCTGCCCGAGGTCGGCAAGAACCTCCAGGACCACCTGTCGAGCGGCGTGTTCGTCGAGTGCAAGCAGCCGGTGACGCTGACCAAGGCCGAGTCGATCGGCAACCTGCTGCGCTACATCGTGCTGCGCTCCGGCATGCTCACCACGAACGTCGGGGAGGCCGTGGCGTTCATCAGGACCTCGCCGGAGGAGCCCGCGCCCGACATCGAGCTGATCTTCGCGCCGGTGCCGTTCGTGGACCACGGGCTCGCGCCGCCGACCGGCCACGGGCTCACCGTCGGGGTCGTGCTGCTGCAGCCGGAGAGCCGCGGCAGGATCGGGCTGAGCGGCAGGGACGTGGTGATCGACCCCGGCTATCTGACGGCCGAGGCCGACGTCAAGCGCCTGGTCGAGGGGCTGAAGGCGGCCAAGCACGTGTTCGCCACGACCGCGATGAAGCCGTACGCGGGCGGGCCGATGGCGCCGTACTGGGGGCCGGAGAGCGACGAGGAGCTGGCCCAGTGGGTACGCGAGCGCGGCGAGACCCTCTACCACCCCGTCGGGAGCTGCCGCATGGGCACCGACGAGGGCTCGGTCGTGGACCCGGAGCTGCGCGTGCGCGGCGTCGAAGGGCTCAGGGTGGCCGACGCGTCGATCATGCCGACGCTGAACCGCGGCCACACCCACGCCCCCGCCATCATGATCGGGGAGAAGGGGGCCGACCTGATCAGGGCGAGCAAGGCTTGA
- a CDS encoding cytochrome P450: MTLPADLDLSQIPFWARSQAERMAAFRKLRELERPVFVPEQAVPFIGGGPGYYALVRHADVTEASRNAAVFSSEPCSNSIPDMPRWLSVYFGSMINMDDPRHARLRRIVSRAFTPRILSKMEEDLARAAAEIVDRAIEEGPGDFVTQVAARLPVRVICDMMGIPAKFHDMVLRRTNIILGNADPEYTGISPGFSRVNVARGLVRLLHAGYSLNRLAARLGDERRRRPTGDLVSLLVNGEERLTSQQLGSFFILLVVAGSETTRNAIAYGLKLFTDHPQQRELLLADFDGRVVGACDEIVRYATPVIQFRRTVTRDHELNGTAYRKGDKVLLFYNSANRDESVFRDPDTFDITRDPNPHVGFGGPGPHYCLGAHLARREMTVIFRELFTRLPEVRAVGEPDFLLSNFINGVKHLRWAF; encoded by the coding sequence ATGACTCTGCCGGCGGACCTCGACCTGTCGCAGATCCCGTTCTGGGCCCGGTCGCAGGCCGAGCGCATGGCGGCCTTCCGCAAGCTGCGCGAGCTGGAGCGTCCGGTGTTCGTGCCGGAGCAGGCCGTGCCGTTCATCGGCGGCGGCCCCGGCTACTACGCCCTGGTGCGCCACGCCGACGTGACCGAGGCCAGCAGGAACGCGGCCGTGTTCAGCAGCGAGCCGTGCTCCAACAGCATCCCCGACATGCCGCGCTGGCTGAGCGTCTACTTCGGCTCGATGATCAACATGGACGATCCGCGGCACGCGCGGCTGAGGCGCATCGTGTCGCGGGCGTTCACGCCGCGCATCCTGTCGAAGATGGAGGAGGACCTGGCGCGGGCCGCCGCCGAGATCGTGGACCGGGCGATCGAGGAGGGGCCCGGCGACTTCGTCACGCAGGTGGCGGCCAGGCTTCCCGTACGAGTCATCTGCGACATGATGGGCATCCCCGCGAAATTTCATGACATGGTGCTGCGGCGGACGAACATCATCCTCGGCAACGCCGACCCGGAGTACACCGGCATCTCGCCCGGCTTCAGCCGCGTCAACGTCGCCCGCGGCCTGGTCAGGCTGCTGCACGCCGGCTACTCGCTCAACCGGCTGGCCGCCCGCCTCGGCGACGAGCGGCGCAGGCGGCCGACGGGCGACCTGGTCAGCCTGCTGGTCAACGGGGAGGAGCGGCTCACCTCGCAGCAGCTCGGCTCGTTCTTCATCCTGCTGGTGGTGGCGGGCAGCGAGACCACGCGCAACGCCATCGCGTACGGGCTCAAGCTCTTCACCGACCACCCCCAGCAGCGCGAGCTGCTGCTGGCGGACTTCGACGGGCGCGTGGTCGGGGCCTGCGACGAGATCGTGCGCTACGCCACGCCGGTGATCCAGTTCCGCCGCACGGTGACGCGGGACCACGAGCTGAACGGCACCGCGTACCGGAAGGGCGACAAGGTGCTGCTCTTCTACAACTCGGCCAACCGCGACGAGTCGGTCTTCCGCGACCCCGACACGTTCGACATCACCCGCGACCCCAACCCGCACGTCGGCTTCGGCGGTCCGGGCCCGCACTACTGCCTGGGCGCCCACCTGGCACGCAGGGAGATGACCGTGATCTTCCGCGAGCTGTTCACCCGGCTGCCGGAGGTCAGGGCGGTGGGGGAGCCCGA